The genomic region TCCCCAGGGCAGCTCCTGGCGCTTAGGTTCCTGGTTGGTTTCGGAATTGGTGCTGACATAGTGTCCGGACCAGCCTTACTCTCTGAGGAGTCACCAACGCCGAGGAGGGGCCTCCTACTTGGTGTTTCATTAATAATGATGCCACTTGGTGGCTTGGTCAGTGCCCTATTGGCCCACGTATTCCTCACAATGGGATTACCCCCAGGCATCCTATGGAGGATTATCCTCGGTGCCGGCGCCATTCCCGCGGCAATAGTCATACTGCTGAGGAGTAGGTTGCCTGAATCAACAAGGTGGTTGCTCAGGGGTGCCCCGGGGCGTAGGAGGATGCCATTCAATGAGGTGTGGAGGGGTTACTGGAGAATGCTTATTTATTCATCAGCTGCCTGGGTTGGCGCCGGCACGACATCCATCTTCACAATATTCACGCCAATGCTCGTCGCCCTCAGGGGTGGTGGTTATGGCAGTATGCTAGGCACGGTATTACTGCTTTGGGTCTTCGCGACGCTGGGCGCCTTGCTCGGCTCACTAATGCTTGACAGGGTTGGTAGGAGGATCCTGCTAATGGCGTCATTAATTGGTTTGGGGATTGCCTTCTGGTACGTGGCGATCACGTATAGGACTCCTGGGCTTGAGTACTCGCTGTCTCTGGCCATGTTCATGACGTTCCTAGTCGTTAGCGGTGCATACACTGTTCAGACCGAGGTGTTCCCAGTGGAGGTTAAGTCCTTCGCAGACGGAATAGCCTTCTCCCTAAATAGGATCGCGAATTTCGTGTTTGGTGCATTAACGCCAATGTACCTCTACACAGGCTTAATAATGCAGTACCTCGGCTGGGTTGGGGTCTTTGTATTAATAATGGCCATAACCGCGTTATTCACCGGTATGGAAACTGCGAGGAAGGATCTTGAGGAAATAGAAAGACTAACAAAAGGCAATTCATGAACAACCTCACCTCAGGGATAATCCTTAATTCCCTAGGCGTATCATGAATTGGGTAATGATATTCATCGAGACCCTGGTCTACGTGGTTAGGGATGGCAGGGTCCTCCTGATAAGGAAGAAGCGCGGGCTCGGTGCTGGTTATTATAATGGGGTTGGTGGTAAGGTTGAGGAAGGTGAGGACGTGGTCTCGGCCGCAGTTAGGGAGTGTAGGGAGGAGGTTGGTATTACGCCGAAGAATTTAGAGTGGATGGGACTTCTCGAGTTTTGGAATTATGAGGATGGTAGGGTGGAGTCCGTGCACTTCGTCCACGTATTCCTCGCCAGAGAATTCGACGGAGTGCCCAGGGAGTCCGATGAGGCTGAGCCAGTTTGGTTTGGGGTTAATGAGGTTCCGTATGACAACATGTGGAGTGATGATGTGATGTGGCTACCAAAGGTCCTAAGCGGCAAGAAGGTTTATGCAAGGTTCGACTTCGACCACTGGAGACTCATTGGTGGGCAGGTCTTCGAGTTGGTCAGGAGTACGTGATCAGTCACGCCCTCGCTCCTCATTGCTCGGTCGTGTCACTAATCATCACTAAACACTTAATAGGGACTGGGCTTAATAATCCCTTAGTGCTGACTCCTTCCAGGACGGATCGGGTGACGAGAAAACCGACCACTGAGCAAGACCACTACCTCATGGTAACTCCCACGTATTGCCAACACTGGCACTACGTAGCTCTGCGTTTGGTCTCATCCTCCGTGGTAGGCATCGCTTGAACGTTCATCATGTCATTACCGTCAAAAACAATTGTGTAGTTACCTGGCTTCACATTAACGTTAATAATCACGGGGCTTAGTAGGTATAGTATTGGCGCTAGTATGAATGGGAGAATAATGAAGTGTCTTCTCTCGTCACCTTCCCTGGAACCACCATCAGTTGCTACTCCCTGCCCAGGCGGTATCACTAGGTATATGGCGGGCGCCTTAGGGTGAATCTCGTGATTCCTCTCAAGGTAGAAGTCACCATTCCTGGGTTCCCAATACCAGGCCTCAATAAACCAAAGGAGCGAGCCAAGGTCGTAATACCTCCTCTCGAAGGTCCTTATGCCCTCTGGGATTTTCCTCCTTGGTGAATTACCATTGTAAGGGTAGTAAATAACCACGGAGTATCCCGGCGCAAATAATGCCTGTGCGGGCATTCGCATTACTTTCTATTCCAGAATATAAAAACCTTACTAATACTATTAAGTGAAAATACAAAAATTAATCATTTCAACAAGGCATGTTATTAAATAATCATTACTAAGCCAGGGTTATTGCGCCATCAATAATTACAACGGCACCATTTATATACTATGAATCGTCAAATACAATGAGTGATACGATTAGGCAATCTCCATTGTATCGACAAACTTACTCAAGGAATTCCTATGTAAATTCCCTCATTCAGGCAATTAGCAGTCTAAAGTTGATTCGGTAAGGAGAAAGAATCCACGTATTACGGTATGATATGAATTAAACAACCTATGTTAGCGGCCCCGGTGGGATTCGAACCCACGACCTACGGCTTAGGAGGCCGCCGCTCTATCCTGGCTGAGCTACGGGGCCAAGGTAAGTCAATGACTTGGGAAATTTAAGTTTTTGCTTGTGTCTGATTTACGGAATCTCTTACCTCACCCCCGTTATTTACCATTTATAGCCTCACCTACTATTCGCATTAATGCGTTCGTTGTGCCGTTCATGAAGTGCTTCCTTATCCAGGGTTTCATTATTATGAAGAGCGGCGTTATTCTTACGTCCCACTGACTAATTAATGAATTTCCATTTATGTAATTCCTTACATAGCCTCTTATCGGGCCCCTCAAATAATTAATTAGCACAAGTCTCTCTGGGTCATGTACCTCAATTCTCGCGATGCCCTTACTACCCGGGCCTGGGAATGCGAACTTTATCCTGGCGGTATACGTATTACCGTCCTTGCTCAATATATCTATTTCTCTATGGCCCCTCCAATACCTCGGCATGGACTTGACATCGCTGAGTACCTGCCATACCCTATCCGCATTCCCTGGATTTATTTCTACACTCACTGTGAATTCAATACCTAGTATTGACATGTTGGTTATTTCTATGTGTGTAATGGGAGTAAAGAGTGTTTATTTTTGATTATTTTGAGGGAACTGCCTAATTTCAATCACCTATACGTCGACAGCTCCTCCAGGCTTTTGCCCTTACCCTCAACACCAATTAGCACACCGGCTATTGCGCCTATTATCATTATCACAGCCATCAATGTGAATGCGATTAGCGCTGCGTAGGGCAGTGGCTTGAAGGTAACTATTATGTACGGCATTACAAATGCTCCGATTATACCGCCAAGCCTACCTATGGACACCGCAGTACCTACCGCCGCGGCCCTCAACTGCGTCGGGAAGACCTCAGGTATCATTACATAGAGTATGTCGGCAGCCGCATAAACGAAGAAGTACGTTAGGGCCAGCAGGCCTATAAGCCCAGTAAGGCCAATCGCCTTAATGTAGTATAGGTAGGCCATTAATAGGCCAAGGAGACCACCGACTGCGTATGACACCACTGCCATGGGTCTCCTACCAACCTTATCGGCTAGGTACGGAATAACGAAGGCACCCACGGCGCCAAATGCCGTAACTGGAACTAGGTATAGTGGTATTATCGTTGATGGAACACCCAGTGAGGATAGGAACACGGGTATTAACGTGAATGCAGTATAGTACGGCCAAGTCTCTGAGAAGTTAAGCAACACTGCGCTTACGGCTCTCCTTGGATATAATGTGAAGACCTTCCTAGCCACCGTCCAACCCCTCGGACTCGCAATTACGACATCGACAGGTTGTACAGGCGGTAATTCCTTAATTCCCAGTTGATTCTTAACGAGGTCCTCAACCTGCCTAACAATGCCCTCAGCCTCATTATACCTGCCCTTTGATAGTAACCACCTCGGTGACTCAGGTATCGACCTCCTAATGACCCACACGAATACGGCAAGTATTGCGCCAACTAGGAAGGCGACCCTCCAACCAATGCTTATCGGTAACCTGGATATGGCAAAGTAGGAGATTAGTGATGCGATGACCGTGCCGACGTCCCAACCAGCGCCGATTACGAAGCCCAACCACTTACCCCTCTCCCTCGGTGGTACGAATTCCTGAATTGCGCTATTCACTGCGCCGTACTCACCGCCTATGCCAACACCTGTGAGGAATCGGAATACGGTAAGACTTATGAAGTTGAATGAAGCTGCCGACAATGCCGTAAACAAACCATAAATCAGTATAGTAGTCATAAACAGCCTTTTCCTACCAAGGACGTCTGCCAAGACACCAAATAATTCAGCACCAATGGCTGCTCCTATTAGGAATAGTACGAGACCCAGCGTAGACTCGAGGGACGTTATCTTAAACACCTTAGCGACAATGGCCAACACACCACCATAAAGTGTGCTCTCCAGACCATCTAGGAAGTATGCAGCCGTTAATACGAGTATGACCTTCCGGTGGAATGGTGAGAACGGCAACCGGTCTAAGCGAGCCAGTAGGTCTGTCTTTACTACTTTAATTCCTGACTCGTCACTGTTTGTCATAATTACTAGGTAATAATGATTTTTAATAAGTATTATCCCTGTGATAGGTGAATAAAGATATATTAAGTTGACGCAGGTCAAGCATCAATTGGTAGGGTTATGAATGAAGCAATAAGGCTGGTGCTAAGTAAGGAATTGATCATTTTAGATGGTGATGGTACGTTGTACATTGGTTCGAAGCCACTACCCGGCGCCAGGGAGTTTATAAGGTTCCTTG from Vulcanisaeta distributa DSM 14429 harbors:
- a CDS encoding MFS transporter, translating into MGLSTGYRGSHVLLSVLIGLGTFLDGYDLLNISIVLPFLVHFMRLTPEMQGLLGTTTYIGGVFGALVFGVFSDLRGRRVALLSDISFFLVSSFLSAFVTSPGQLLALRFLVGFGIGADIVSGPALLSEESPTPRRGLLLGVSLIMMPLGGLVSALLAHVFLTMGLPPGILWRIILGAGAIPAAIVILLRSRLPESTRWLLRGAPGRRRMPFNEVWRGYWRMLIYSSAAWVGAGTTSIFTIFTPMLVALRGGGYGSMLGTVLLLWVFATLGALLGSLMLDRVGRRILLMASLIGLGIAFWYVAITYRTPGLEYSLSLAMFMTFLVVSGAYTVQTEVFPVEVKSFADGIAFSLNRIANFVFGALTPMYLYTGLIMQYLGWVGVFVLIMAITALFTGMETARKDLEEIERLTKGNS
- a CDS encoding 8-oxo-dGTP diphosphatase, with protein sequence MIFIETLVYVVRDGRVLLIRKKRGLGAGYYNGVGGKVEEGEDVVSAAVRECREEVGITPKNLEWMGLLEFWNYEDGRVESVHFVHVFLAREFDGVPRESDEAEPVWFGVNEVPYDNMWSDDVMWLPKVLSGKKVYARFDFDHWRLIGGQVFELVRST
- a CDS encoding SRPBCC family protein, whose amino-acid sequence is MSILGIEFTVSVEINPGNADRVWQVLSDVKSMPRYWRGHREIDILSKDGNTYTARIKFAFPGPGSKGIARIEVHDPERLVLINYLRGPIRGYVRNYINGNSLISQWDVRITPLFIIMKPWIRKHFMNGTTNALMRIVGEAINGK
- a CDS encoding MFS transporter, with product MTNSDESGIKVVKTDLLARLDRLPFSPFHRKVILVLTAAYFLDGLESTLYGGVLAIVAKVFKITSLESTLGLVLFLIGAAIGAELFGVLADVLGRKRLFMTTILIYGLFTALSAASFNFISLTVFRFLTGVGIGGEYGAVNSAIQEFVPPRERGKWLGFVIGAGWDVGTVIASLISYFAISRLPISIGWRVAFLVGAILAVFVWVIRRSIPESPRWLLSKGRYNEAEGIVRQVEDLVKNQLGIKELPPVQPVDVVIASPRGWTVARKVFTLYPRRAVSAVLLNFSETWPYYTAFTLIPVFLSSLGVPSTIIPLYLVPVTAFGAVGAFVIPYLADKVGRRPMAVVSYAVGGLLGLLMAYLYYIKAIGLTGLIGLLALTYFFVYAAADILYVMIPEVFPTQLRAAAVGTAVSIGRLGGIIGAFVMPYIIVTFKPLPYAALIAFTLMAVIMIIGAIAGVLIGVEGKGKSLEELSTYR